AGatcagaagaaaagaaaagggatGAGTTGAGCAAACTGTACAAGGCTGAGCAAGAGAAAGTAATGGAAGTCACTGAGAGACTGATTGAGGAAAGCAAAAAGCTTTTGAAATTCAAGTCAGAAATGGAAACCAAAATGTCAATTCTtacaaaagagagggatgaactaAAGTCTAAGCTGGTTATTGAGGAAGACATGAATAAGGAGATCAGCACAAGAGTATGTATATTGACACAGAAAATCGATGGGCTAGAGGGAGTAGAAAAGGAATCTGCCAAATATATGTTAAAGCAAGAATCAGGTAGACCGTTAGATGAAAGTAGACAGGATGAGAGTAGAATAAAAGAACTGACTATGGAAATCGAGAGGCTGAAGAATCGTCTGAAACAACTCGAGGTTGTGGAGGGAGATCTCATCAAAACTGAAGATGAGTATGACATGTTAGAAAAAAAGTTCAAGACAGAGCAGGATAAGGCAAACAATCTCTTTCAACAAGTAGAGGAGATGAAAAGTCAAATTGCATTTAATAAAGCAATAGAAAGAGGTGAGACTGTGATCCAGGAGGCAGAATTACGGCAGCGATGCCTGGCAGAAGAGGCTAAAAACAGGGACCTGGAGGCTGACGTACTTGCCCTGAAGGAGAAGATCCATGAACTTATGAACAAAGAAGACCAGCTCTCACAACTGCAAGTGGACTACAGAGTCCTTCAACAGCGTTTTCTTGAAGAAGAAGACAAGAAGAAGAGCATAAGCAATGAGGTTCTCAACCTCAGCAAAGAGCTTGAGGTTACTAAGCGTTACAGTCGCGCCCTAAGGCCAAGCACAAATGGGCGTAGGATGATGGACGTTCCAATGACATCTACTGGAGTGCAGACTGACCCAGTGACCAATGATACTATTGAGGAGGACACACCTGCTGTGTTTATCAAGAAGTCTGTGCAAGAGGAAAATCATATCATGAGTAACCTTCGACAACGATGCCTCAAAAAATCGACAGAACGATCAACTGTTGACCGCTACCCCTCTGCGGCTAGTGACATGAGGAAGTCCTGGATTCCCTGGATGAGGAAGAAGGACAGCAGTCACAATGGCTCTGACAAGTCTTTGCAAATAAACGGGGAGTGCTCACCTGCTGAGCTCACCTTGTCTCAAAAACAAGGGCAACCTTTACATATCAGGGTAACTCCAGACCACCAGAACAGCCAGGCAACCCTTGAAATCACAAGTGCGCCTACCTCCAACATTTACTCAAGTACAACAGTGATCTCAAATCAGGGCCTTCAGAAGCCTCGCATAACGATCATTCCTACCACCCCGCACATCACTCCCACAAAAAACAGAACTAGTGAATGTCCACAGGGGCCAGAGAGGGCCAAGTCCCCAGTCACAATCACAACCATCTCCAGGGCAAAATCTCCTGAAAGCAGGATCCCCTGCTCAGACAGATCCATGTCACCTGTCTCAATCATGTCCGTCAGCACTTCCTCACTCTCAGACGTCTCAAGCTCTCCAGAACCACAGGAGATGATAACTGGTCGGGCTGTTTTCAAGGTGACCCCTGAGAAGCAGATGGTGCCCGCACCTATTAAAAAATATGCGTGCAGCTCCAACATCGTCACCACCGAGGACAACAAAATTCACATTCACTTGGGCTCTCAGTTCAAGAAGCCTTCTGAAAGCAGCAACCATATAGGGGCTATCAGGTCACCTGCTGAGGCAGCTGAGGGCAAGGAGATCTCGACTGGAACGGTCCTGCGCTCCCCACGCCAGAGTTCCTTAACTCCCAAGGCTGCAGCCAGCAAAGTGACGAGCAGTATCACCATCACCCCAGTGTGCACAGCCCCAGCAAGACCAGTGCTGTCTGTGGTGAGTGCTGGACTTCTATGTGATGGGCTACATCTCATAAGTAGATTAATTGTCTGTTAGATCAACTCATGGCAGGCTTTTCTTTGAAGGAAGTCATAATCTAAGCTCTAACTGTAAAAATGTGTACTTTGGCTCATTTTGTTAAATTAAAAATTGGGGAATGATCACCTATTGAGATAACTGAGGGCCAAAATAAGAGCACTATTCTAAAGGACATAGAGTAagtatgtatactcttttgatcccgtgagggaaatttggtctctgcatttataccaatccgtgaattagtgaaacacactcaacacacagtgaacacacagtgaggtgaagcacacactaatcccggcgcagtgagctgcctgcaacaacagcggcgctcggggagcagtgaggggttaggtgccttgctcaagggcacttcagccgttcctactagtcggggttcgaaccggcaaccctccggttacaagtccgaagtgctaaccacggctgccccacaacaTCCCTGTGAAATTAGAAATTGTTTCATTAGTTTAACCTAATTAATATAtcttaaatgagcatttaacaAATGTAACATACTGTAGCATAATATGGGAAACAGTGGAAACAACAGAACAGTTTGGCATAAAAGCCACAAGCTTTCCTTCACAAGGAAAGTGCTGTCCTCCAGTGTGTCACAATGCACAATAACatttcatactgtatgtacaaatCCCACAAAAGGTGTTTAAGTAGTGAAAAATCAATCACAATCAATTTCCAGTTTCCATGATTGCACAACATGGCTACTGCAGAGCTTTTATTACTCTATTACTGTATCTTAATCTTACCTCTTGCCCTAATCTTTCCCCATTTCTGttatactctctccctctcttctcttatcaCTTTACTCTCTCTTCTGTTAACCCTATAGCAACCAGTACAAGACATTCTCTCCCCTAAGTCTGGAGCAAGCCGAATCCCCATGTCCCGTGGTATGAAAACAGGGAAGGCAGTGTTGGGAGCCCTTGGCATCTCCAGTGCAATGAAGATGGAGGCACGCGCAGATGGCCAGTCAATGAGAATAGAGCTGAAGAAGTCTACAATCAGTGGTGCTTCCTTTCTGAGCGGAGGGAAAAGTTGAATTTTTAAAAGCGGACATTTCACAATAAAACAACCCTGCTTTTTGAAGCAGTCAGGGAGTTTAACAGCTCAAACTGTGAACTGTACTCTAAAGACCATTTCCTAAAACAAGTCAGGTGGCATCATTTGCTTGTGCAAATCTGTTCCTGTCTTGAGTGTACACAGCTAACAAAAGATCTGGGTACACCGGTGCTGGGTCTTTGGCCACAAAGCCTTGAGTAGATACATTGCTGTTCATGTGTTTTGAATACAGACTCTCCGAAAGTCAATATACTGGTAGACAAAACTATTTAACATCTATGTTTAGGATCAGCTTGGGATCTTTTCTTAGTATTAATCATAATTGAGTGAACAAAGGTGATGTCCTGCTGGGACATGCTGCTAAATGACTAAAACGATAACTGCTTTTCTGTATTCATAACCATTTCACTAAGTGGGACTTTGTGATACTATTTTTATGTTGTTCATTGTAACTGTTGATGCCATATCTTCTACAAAGTAGCTAAAATggttttttattgtttattgaATGAATCATTTTGAAATAAAAAGGTTTTCATTTCTTTTGAGGGATGTGCAAGGAATGTATGCAAgggaaaaaaatacattttagataTTTTTTAGAAGATCTAACATTAAGAAGATCActgaactggctacaccagtgTTCAGATTTCAATATTTAAAAGCCTATATGATCTGCTCTGCATCTCAGGACAGCTTGTGATAGTAACTCAGACCTTACACAATGTCTACAAATCTCGATGGGagaaataggctaggctaccatTGATTTCAATAATACATTGTGATAGAAACACTAAACTATCACTAAACTAACTAAGTATGCAATCAGAAGATTACTTTTTGGAGTtgaattgtaggcctacaaattgaGAGCCGCTCTGTGCCAGCAGGTGGAACGCTGCCCCCCAGTGGAATGAGGAAACTGAAAGCGTTTGTTGACGTCATTACGCAAAGCTTCCGTGTTTACCACCCTGGGTTAATCACAAACTGAAAGAAGTGCAACTCAGAGTATGGGAAACGCTATGTAGCTGTGTACTTATAATAACGTTACTACCTGCTGAGGATTTATCGTATTTGTTTTAAATCAATCGATTGGAGTGAATAGCCATCAAACTGCTCAGATTCCGCGTCTGACGCAGTGTTTAGGTTGAATAACGTTACTCAAGTCGGGTGACATCCAATTAGCTAGCAGCAATGATGGCGTCGAGCTACAATGCTAAAGAAGAGGACGGTCATCATTCAGGAGCCGTAGGTCCCGGTGGAGCAGGTGTCATTAAGAGCAAGAAGCCCGATAACACGGCGTTTAAACAACAACGATTACCAGCTTGGCAGCCAATTCTGACAGCTGGCACTGTCCTCCCAGCGTTTTTCGTGATCGGGCTGATCTTCATCCCTATTGGCATTGGCCTCTTCGTCACTTCCAACAACATAAAAGAGTTTGAGGTGAGCCCCGTGTCTTTGGTTATCCAaccaaataattattttttggtgAATGTCAAAAGTTTTCGTGTCCTCAGTTCTGCCACTTATAAGACAACAGCTCATGCACAAGTTTTGAATATTTCAGATCGACTACACAGGAGTAGAGGAGTCCAGTCCTTGCTATGTTTGCTCTTTCAATTACACCTGGAATAATACAACTCCCTGCCAATGTTCGATTCCATTCTCTCTTGACCAACCATTTGAGGTAGGCAATCTTGTGTTGTTTGAGTATTTTGAAGGCTTTATCGATCAAGCAGTTATATAGGTTTTTATAGAATTTATATACTTTTATTGTTTTAATGTGATTTAAGTTATTACACTATGGGTTACATCTCACACTATAGCAAACTTATCTGTGACATTGATCTGTACCTGATGCCCTTCTTGTGAACAGAACAAGAATAACATTGGCTTTCATCAAATATTGATTAGACTTACTTCTAAATAGCTTTTCATTGATTACACTTTCACCTAAAAGTGCTTTGCCTTGTCCTATTATTTCTGTGCCGCTTTTGTGTGGACAGATCGATAGACTATTTCAATATTTGGACAAGCTGTTGAAAATGTAATCTCACTGTACTGGGTGTGTGAAGAACTTGATAACAAAAAACACcaacattgttgtgtggcaataaagtATCACGGTTGATTATGTGTTCTTTCGTTATGCTTCATTCTCCATTGTAATACAGAGTATTTGTTTTGGTGTACAGTAGTTGTAACTGTGCTACAACTATTGTGTACTGTTTTCATTGTGATTGTAATCTAATTGAAAATTAGGTCTACCCTCAATGACTTTTCCAGAATTAGAGGTTGAATGGATCGAGAattaaaggttgaatgaatgaacgtATTATTGTGTACTATTTGCTGTTTGCCAGTGCAGCTACAGTGATTGTGCATGTCATTGATGTTCATATTTTCTCCAGAGCAATGTCTTCATGTACTACGGCTTGTCCAACTTCTACCAGAACCACAGGCGTTATGTGAAATCTAGGGATGATAGCCAGTTGAATGGTGATAAAAGTTCATTATTGGTATGTACAGTTTGATGTCTTCTTTGATTGGTTTAATTTGTCCTGATGGCAAAAATATTGTACCATAAGAGTATGTTTTCATATCCTTAATGAAACTGggaaatgttgttttgtttaagaAATGAAATTTATTGGGAAATCtacatgtatgtatttatacCTTTCCTCTTGTTTTTCTAGAATCCAAGTAAGGAATGTGAACCATACCGCTCTAGTCAGGGATCACCCATAGCCCCTTGTGGTGCTATTGCTAACAGTCTCTTTAATGGTAAGATAATGTTGTATGATTCATGAATTTATATTAAGAAATGACAATGAACTCTGTGTTTTACTTGTGttttacttattattattaatcagATACCTTGGAGCTGTTTTACAATTTTCCAAATGGTACTAGCATTCCCATACCATTAGTAAAGAAGGGCATTGCTTGGTGGACTGACAAGCATGTGAAATTCAGGAACCCAGGAGGAAACAACAACAATCTAACAGCTACATTTGCAGGTAACCTGCCTTGTGATATGAAATCATTATATGAGCATTAGATTGCTGATGAAGACAGAAAGATTAATTTAATTGTTAATGTTATGCATATTTTATTTCAGGCACAGCCAAGCCTGTCAACTGGCGGAAACCTGTCTTTGAGCTCGACCCCAGCGACCCTGACAACAATGGCTTTGTCAATGAAGACTTTATTGTGTGGATGCGCACAGCTGCCCTTCCCACTTTCAGAAAGCTTTACCGCATCATCCAGAAGAAGAAGGACAACATGATGCCAACACTACCCAGAGGAAACTACACACTGAACGTCACCTACAGTATCTTTTTACATATATTGAGCAtcaacttgaaaaaaaaatgtgtatatGCACAGTCAAAAGAtacaattaataagtcatgaaGTATGAGTAAATGTGTTGCAGGTGTGGGAAATCAAAggctgtttattattattatgtgtattATTCACAAGTAGGGCGATTGTGGCAGTTTAATGCTACCTATATGAAAATACTGTGTGTTATACCCTGGTGACGAAATACTGCTTACTCTTTTCTAATTGGTTAACAGATGGTGTTAATAGAATGACTGCTGTTTCATATAATTGCCTCTGAGGtatacacaaacatgttttGGATCTCTTTTTCAAAGTTTCAAAGCTATAAGCGTCATACTTAATGTGCccagttgtttgtttagttaCATATACATCTTTTCCCTTAATAACATAATCCCAGATTACCCTGTGCGCAGCTTTGAAGGCCGTAAGCGTATGATTCTGAGCACCATCTCCTGGATGGGAGGGAAAAACCCATTCCTTGGCATTGCTTACATCACTGTAGGCTCTGTGTGTTTCTTCTTGGGCGTGGTTCTCCTCTTCATTCACCACAAGTACGGCAGCAGGAACAACAACGCAGACATCCCCAACTGAGAAGACATCACCTGAGGTGCTCACGCACATTCCTGTGTAGCTGCTGAACCCTTGCATGGACTACTGGCTTTCCCATTGGCTCATTTTCTGTGTAAAAAATTGAGTGGTGCTCCAAAGTTATTTAAGACATTAAATCCATATACATTGTCAAGTGTATACAAATTATTTCATACAGAGGTCAAATACTGTATAACGTATAGGGAAATTAACCAACTGAAATTTTGGATTATTATCGCAGTGCACAGAATTTAGTGCTCTTAAATTATTGCTGGTGATGTCATTCTTTACAGAATTCTTTATTCAGTTTCAGAATAAGTATTCAGTATTCTTTAGAGATACCGTCTGCTGTGTATTTTACTTGACAAGTAATTTTAGGGCCTAGTTTAATCATGTAGTTACAGTATCCTGCCAAATATTGTTGGATTGCAGTGGCAGTTTGTTTTAAAAAGCTCTACGGTTACAGATACAGCATCGATCTCAAAATCAATGCCCTAAGCAACACAATTTAGTATTTTATACTTGGAACCAGTTACCCTGATTTGACCAAAATTGTTATGATAATCTATGCCACACTCTACTACAGAATATATGCAGTGTACCATCCCAATCAAAATGATGGTCTTTAACTCAGAACTACAGATTGAAGGATGTTCTTGCTTTTCCGTTCCCTATGTGTTGTCTTGTCCAA
Above is a genomic segment from Alosa alosa isolate M-15738 ecotype Scorff River chromosome 19, AALO_Geno_1.1, whole genome shotgun sequence containing:
- the LOC125284656 gene encoding filamin-A-interacting protein 1-like, which gives rise to MRSKSNSMDSTVNGVLVVPCGPHDISQEEDCKLHAPDKSKTLKEQQKDDAEQELSGTEKTDEKSTENNHLNPGLRDLSKDDLLKLLGIMEGEVQAREDVIRVLRSQHCQGDAGGPESRYGSVGPTKALQALQRDGLLLHSKGHKDDVYEKPIAALDQLQDKHKEAYRRMLEQLLMVEKCHRRTLHELDIEKRKHADYMNKSDDFTNLLEQERERLKRLLEQEKAYQVRKDKENTKRLEKVRAELVKLKSFALMLVDERQLHLEQIDQQNQKTKELTQNLQEKELKLSEVGNQAKEDSQKVLTLETELKDTSTKIAKEHEEMTAKLTSQESQNKQLRQKVAGLTSKIEALEETNGALQKSADELQELRDKISQGEYGNSNLMAELENLRKKVLEMEGKDEEITKTETHCKELRKKLQEEECQGKELKLEVERLQVKMAELEKLEGSFSFSRADCSQLQIALEKEQSLSKELTDELVALKIRVKELESSELKLEKAELALKDDLIKLKSVTVVMFNERKSMAERIRSEEKKRDELSKLYKAEQEKVMEVTERLIEESKKLLKFKSEMETKMSILTKERDELKSKLVIEEDMNKEISTRVCILTQKIDGLEGVEKESAKYMLKQESGRPLDESRQDESRIKELTMEIERLKNRLKQLEVVEGDLIKTEDEYDMLEKKFKTEQDKANNLFQQVEEMKSQIAFNKAIERGETVIQEAELRQRCLAEEAKNRDLEADVLALKEKIHELMNKEDQLSQLQVDYRVLQQRFLEEEDKKKSISNEVLNLSKELEVTKRYSRALRPSTNGRRMMDVPMTSTGVQTDPVTNDTIEEDTPAVFIKKSVQEENHIMSNLRQRCLKKSTERSTVDRYPSAASDMRKSWIPWMRKKDSSHNGSDKSLQINGECSPAELTLSQKQGQPLHIRVTPDHQNSQATLEITSAPTSNIYSSTTVISNQGLQKPRITIIPTTPHITPTKNRTSECPQGPERAKSPVTITTISRAKSPESRIPCSDRSMSPVSIMSVSTSSLSDVSSSPEPQEMITGRAVFKVTPEKQMVPAPIKKYACSSNIVTTEDNKIHIHLGSQFKKPSESSNHIGAIRSPAEAAEGKEISTGTVLRSPRQSSLTPKAAASKVTSSITITPVCTAPARPVLSVQPVQDILSPKSGASRIPMSRGMKTGKAVLGALGISSAMKMEARADGQSMRIELKKSTISGASFLSGGKS
- the tmem30aa gene encoding transmembrane protein 30Aa, whose protein sequence is MMASSYNAKEEDGHHSGAVGPGGAGVIKSKKPDNTAFKQQRLPAWQPILTAGTVLPAFFVIGLIFIPIGIGLFVTSNNIKEFEIDYTGVEESSPCYVCSFNYTWNNTTPCQCSIPFSLDQPFESNVFMYYGLSNFYQNHRRYVKSRDDSQLNGDKSSLLNPSKECEPYRSSQGSPIAPCGAIANSLFNDTLELFYNFPNGTSIPIPLVKKGIAWWTDKHVKFRNPGGNNNNLTATFAGTAKPVNWRKPVFELDPSDPDNNGFVNEDFIVWMRTAALPTFRKLYRIIQKKKDNMMPTLPRGNYTLNVTYNYPVRSFEGRKRMILSTISWMGGKNPFLGIAYITVGSVCFFLGVVLLFIHHKYGSRNNNADIPN